GAAGACGCTCACGAGGCCGATGACGAGAATCGGGAGACCGCCGATATAGACGAGATAGGTGCCAGAGAGAATTGCCAGGGCGAACGTGACGGCGGTCGCGAGTTTGACCTGTTCAGGGGGGATGATTCCTGCCTGCGTGACGCGGGTGAATCCCTCGCGGTCGTCGGTGTCTGCGCCCTTGATCGCGTCGTAATAGTCGTTCGCAAAGTTCGTCCCGATCTGGATCAATGCGGCACCGACGAACGCCATCAGCGCCGGCCCGGGTGCGAAGACGCCGTCGTGGATCGCGAGTCCCACGGCGACGATGATCGGGGCTGCGGCCGCGGGCAAGGTCTGGGGGCGGGCGGCCAACAGCCACGCCTTCGTCCGCGACATATCGACCTCGGCCGTACTCATACGTCGAGTGTCCGACTCGAAACAGTGTCAACGTTGGCATTGCAGCCGACCGCGTGGGGAAGCCACATACCGCGATTCTCGGCCGTGACACTGCTCAATACGTCAGCTACCGCCAGTCGCGGCGTCTCACAACTGCCGCAAGCGCGAGCGCAGCCAGCATGCCAAGTGCAGCAATACCCGTGAAGCCGGGAACGCCGTCTGCGCCACTCGCACCTGCCGCAGCCGAGCCATCGATCTGCACGTGCGCGTCACGATCAAAGGTCCCCTGCGGGTAGTCACTAATGAGAATTGCCTCCGAGTCGGTGATCTCGACCGTCTCGTTGCCACTCGGTGCATCCGACGCAACCTCGAACGTAATCGTCGCCATCGGCTCCGTTGTTTTCGCACCGTCACCAGACGGCTCGCGCTCCTGTTCGAGTGTTACCGTCCCCGCGTCCTCGTCGATCTCCTCGGACTCGTGTATCTCGACATCTGGGTCCCCATCAGCCAGCATCCGCTCGTGCACGATATCCGTGACTGTGAAGATATCGGCGTTGTACTCGAGTGTCGCTGCCAATTCGTCGACACCGTCGCCGACCAGATCTCCGTGGGTGTGCGCGACGAGTTCGAGTTCGAGCGTGTCGCCGGCGTCGGCTTCGGTGTCCTCCGGATTGAACCAGAAGCTGGCGATGTTGTCACCGGCACCGACGGGTGCGGGGACGAACGCGACGGCGACGAGCGCGAGACAGCACGCGGCGATGAGGGTGGCAACGCGGAGCCTGTGCCGTCCGCCGTCGCCGTCGCCGTCGCCGTCACCTTCACCTTCACCTTCACCTTCACACTCACTGTCAGTCGCCGACTCTGGGCGTGGTGTCGTCATTGCTCGGGAACGGTGAACTCGACCGAGGGCATCTCGAGGAAGGCTGTGTCGTACCCCTGGTGGCGCGCGACCTGTGGTGGTGAGTCGATCGTGACCGTCACTGAATCGCCGGCTTCGATCTGTGCGTCGTCGACCACCAATCCGTAGTGGATGCCGTACTCGCTATCGAGGGTTTCCGTGAGCCCTGCGTCAGGGCCGACGACCGTGTCGCCGTCGCGCTCGACGGTGACGCTGAGCGCGGCGTCGGCGAGCGGGACACGGTTGTACGGCGTTCGTGGGGAGACGAGGAGGTACTGGCCGGTGGCAGCGTTACCGTCGCCGTCGCCGTCGTCAGCGAGCCGTTCCGCGTCCGCGGATCCGTCCTCGAAGAGTGCTGCGAGGATCGCTGCATCGTCGCTTCGTGGGAGCGAGTCGTGGTCGGTTGGAACGCCGGCGGAACCGGACTCGTCGTCAGCAGTAGCGAGGATCGTACCGTCGTACTCCTCGATCTGGGGGAGAGCGGAGTAGGGGACGTGTGCGTGGTCGCCGTGGCCGTTGTGGTCGTTCTCACTGTCGTGATCGTGTTCATCTCCGTGGTCGTGTTCGTGTTCTCCGTCGTCGTGGCTGTCGTGGTCGCCGTGTTCGTGGCCGTCGTCGTGTTCATCCTCGTGGTCGTGACCGTCGTCGTGGTCGTCGTGGTCATCGTGATCACCATGCTCGCCGTGATCACCGTGATCCATCGGCTCCAGTGCACCACGGTCTCCCCACTCAGATTCGTCGAGGTACTGGACGCCGCCGATCACCTCGTGGCGGAACTCGTCGTCGTACTCGAACTCGAAGGTCGCGCTCACGCGCTCGTCGAGTCGGCCCACGAGGTCGCCGGTCTTTCGCACCGAAAGCGGCGGAACCGTCACCTCGACGGTGTATGTCCCGTCTTCGGGAAGGGTGACGTTGTCGCCAAAGTGAAAGCCCATCTCCTGGGAGATCATCGACCACGGCGAGACCGGCGACCCAACCTGCTCGTCGCCGTCGTAGACACGAATTTGGACGCCGTCGTCGACTGGCAGCACAGTTCCCGTCTGCTGGTCCCAGAGCGTGAACATCATGTGGACGCCACGGCCGTCGTCCGGACTCTCGCGTTCGACGGCGTCCTCCCCGCTGCCAGCGATGGTCCAGAAATCGTGCGGATACGAGAGCATCGGGCCGAGCATCATGTCGCCGGCTTCGACCGGATCGAGCATCCGCATGGCCTCGCGGTGGGTCGGGAGGTAGACCGCGTTCGGCGGGTCCTCCACCTCGATCGTGGGTCGCCCGTCGCCGTAGTCCTCGCCGGCACCGTTCTCGTCGCCGTTTTCGGCGTCCGGATCGTCTTCGTCTTCCTCATCGTCGTCACCGCTGAGACAGCCGGCGAGTGCGAGCACCCCCGTCGCTGCGCCCGTTTTGGCGATGAGCGTCCTGCGGTCGATCTCCATCTCGTCTGTGATCGGCGTAATGTCCTGCATGGTGTATCTGTCGTGTTTGCTGGTTTGATTGTGGTTCTCGTTTCGCGTCAGTGGGTGATGGAACGTTTCAGGCGTCCGGATTCGCTACCGGCAGCGCGCGCAACTCCCGCGGCGGGAGCAGGTAGTTCCCCCGCCGGTTGACGAAGATGTAGTGGAGGATCCCGTTGTTCGCCGAGGGCACGTCAAGATCCGCGCCC
The DNA window shown above is from Natrialba magadii ATCC 43099 and carries:
- a CDS encoding DUF7350 domain-containing protein, producing MQDITPITDEMEIDRRTLIAKTGAATGVLALAGCLSGDDDEEDEDDPDAENGDENGAGEDYGDGRPTIEVEDPPNAVYLPTHREAMRMLDPVEAGDMMLGPMLSYPHDFWTIAGSGEDAVERESPDDGRGVHMMFTLWDQQTGTVLPVDDGVQIRVYDGDEQVGSPVSPWSMISQEMGFHFGDNVTLPEDGTYTVEVTVPPLSVRKTGDLVGRLDERVSATFEFEYDDEFRHEVIGGVQYLDESEWGDRGALEPMDHGDHGEHGDHDDHDDHDDGHDHEDEHDDGHEHGDHDSHDDGEHEHDHGDEHDHDSENDHNGHGDHAHVPYSALPQIEEYDGTILATADDESGSAGVPTDHDSLPRSDDAAILAALFEDGSADAERLADDGDGDGNAATGQYLLVSPRTPYNRVPLADAALSVTVERDGDTVVGPDAGLTETLDSEYGIHYGLVVDDAQIEAGDSVTVTIDSPPQVARHQGYDTAFLEMPSVEFTVPEQ